From Tepidimicrobium xylanilyticum, the proteins below share one genomic window:
- a CDS encoding protease complex subunit PrcB family protein has translation MKKKYMFGIIIILILGALFVPKILSKEDKKVKFKVLESSEIPEKIKEILPKYLSEERAITCRLGDEIYVLVTRGEKQTGGYTVNVDKIIMEKKNKDDFDLVVYAKFKDPDANDIVTQSFSYPFTIVKTNLDKMPESIRLEVDYVK, from the coding sequence TTGAAAAAAAAATATATGTTTGGAATAATCATAATATTGATTTTAGGGGCCCTTTTTGTTCCCAAAATATTAAGCAAGGAGGATAAAAAGGTGAAATTCAAAGTATTGGAATCATCTGAAATACCAGAAAAAATAAAGGAAATACTTCCTAAATACTTATCTGAAGAAAGAGCTATAACTTGTAGATTAGGTGATGAAATATATGTATTAGTGACAAGAGGAGAAAAACAGACCGGGGGCTATACTGTAAATGTGGACAAAATCATCATGGAAAAGAAGAACAAAGATGATTTTGATTTAGTAGTTTATGCCAAGTTTAAAGATCCAGATGCTAATGACATTGTAACCCAGAGTTTTTCATATCCTTTCACCATAGTAAAAACGAACTTAGATAAGATGCCTGAAAGCATCAGATTAGAAGTAGATTATGTGAAATAA
- a CDS encoding transketolase family protein, with amino-acid sequence MANMVATRDAYGEALKELGEKNNDIVVLDADLSGSTKTIVFKKAFPERFINVGIAEQSLIATAAGLATAGKIPFASTFAVFASGRAFEIIRNSVCYPKLNVKIAATHAGLTVGEDGATHQALEDISIMRSLPNMVVINPADAVEAKQCIYRAAEYDGPVYIRLGRSKVPVIFDETYRFEIGKGVELVEGNDVTIIATGIMVEKALKAAEELGKEGVSARVINISTIKPIDEEIIIKAAKETKGIVTIEEHSIIGGLGSAVAEVLVENYPTHLERIGVEDTFGESGDGNKLLEKYGLNEKNIIDKAKRILSK; translated from the coding sequence ATGGCTAATATGGTAGCAACTAGAGATGCCTATGGTGAAGCTTTGAAGGAATTAGGAGAGAAAAATAATGATATAGTGGTGTTAGATGCAGATTTATCAGGTTCAACTAAAACTATCGTTTTTAAAAAAGCCTTTCCAGAAAGGTTTATTAATGTGGGAATTGCAGAACAGAGCTTAATTGCAACAGCAGCAGGATTAGCAACAGCAGGTAAAATTCCTTTTGCAAGTACCTTTGCGGTATTTGCTTCAGGAAGAGCTTTTGAAATAATAAGGAATTCCGTATGTTACCCAAAACTAAATGTAAAAATAGCAGCAACCCATGCGGGATTGACGGTAGGGGAAGATGGTGCGACCCATCAGGCTTTAGAAGATATAAGTATAATGAGAAGTCTTCCAAATATGGTAGTTATAAATCCTGCCGATGCTGTGGAGGCAAAGCAATGTATTTATAGGGCAGCAGAATATGATGGGCCTGTATACATTAGATTGGGAAGAAGTAAGGTACCAGTAATATTCGATGAAACCTATAGGTTTGAAATAGGTAAGGGAGTAGAGTTAGTAGAAGGTAATGATGTAACCATAATTGCAACTGGAATAATGGTTGAAAAGGCATTAAAGGCTGCTGAAGAATTGGGTAAAGAAGGTGTTTCTGCAAGAGTCATCAATATATCCACTATCAAACCAATAGATGAAGAGATAATCATTAAGGCAGCAAAGGAGACTAAGGGAATAGTTACTATTGAAGAACATAGTATAATTGGAGGATTAGGTAGTGCTGTAGCAGAAGTATTGGTAGAAAACTATCCTACCCATCTAGAGAGAATTGGTGTCGAGGATACTTTTGGTGAATCGGGAGATGGCAATAAGCTCCTTGAAAAGTATGGGTTAAATGAAAAGAATATCATCGATAAAGCAAAGAGAATATTATCAAAATAG
- a CDS encoding transketolase produces the protein MENYSYLENVAKKIRISIIEMLKEAKSGHPGGSLSAAEILTALYFKEMNVDPKNPKWADRDRFVLSKGHAAPVLYAALAEKGYFPKEELYRLRKIDSMLQGHPDMKGTPGVDMTTGSLGQGLAVANGMALAGKLDGRDYRVYVLIGDGECQEGIIWEAAMLAAHYKLDNITVFLDHNGLQIDGANEEVMDIEPIDEKFKSFGWHVMKIDGHSFEEIFKALDEAKNIKGKPSIIIAKTVKGKGVSFMENVAEWHGKAPNEEETLKALEELGGGING, from the coding sequence ATGGAAAATTATAGTTACTTGGAAAATGTAGCCAAGAAAATTAGGATTAGTATAATCGAAATGCTAAAGGAAGCTAAATCTGGCCATCCTGGAGGCTCTCTTTCAGCGGCTGAAATTCTTACAGCCCTTTATTTCAAGGAAATGAATGTGGACCCTAAAAATCCCAAGTGGGCTGATAGGGACCGATTCGTCCTATCCAAGGGACATGCTGCACCGGTGCTTTATGCTGCTTTAGCTGAAAAGGGATATTTCCCTAAAGAGGAGTTATATAGGCTTAGAAAAATAGATTCTATGTTGCAAGGCCATCCTGACATGAAAGGTACACCGGGAGTAGATATGACCACCGGTTCTTTAGGCCAGGGCTTAGCAGTTGCAAATGGAATGGCCTTAGCAGGAAAACTTGATGGAAGAGACTACAGGGTATATGTTTTAATTGGCGATGGAGAATGTCAGGAAGGTATAATCTGGGAAGCTGCCATGTTAGCAGCCCATTATAAACTTGACAACATTACTGTTTTTTTAGACCATAATGGATTGCAAATTGATGGGGCCAATGAAGAGGTAATGGATATAGAGCCTATAGATGAAAAATTCAAATCCTTTGGCTGGCATGTAATGAAAATTGATGGGCACTCCTTTGAGGAAATATTCAAGGCTCTAGATGAAGCTAAAAATATTAAGGGCAAGCCCTCCATTATTATAGCTAAAACCGTTAAGGGAAAAGGGGTGTCCTTTATGGAGAATGTAGCAGAGTGGCATGGCAAGGCACCTAATGAAGAAGAAACATTGAAGGCATTAGAAGAACTAGGAGGTGGGATAAATGGCTAA
- a CDS encoding YitT family protein, which translates to MEKGKVGKYLLNLIGIALGVFLLAIGLTFFLEPNTIAPGGVTGFAIVFKKVTGIPVYITNLAINIPLFIIGIMVLGKNFGWKTLYATALLSLFLKIIPAQAVTQDLLLSSIFGGLVAGIGLGIVFKFGGTTGGTDLAGAILNRFFPTLSLSTFMMMIDVVVVAFAGIVDKKVETSLYSVISMYITVKVIDMILEGIGYLKGFIIITSKPEEISQRIMEDLDRGVTLFKGKGMYTKEEKDVLLCVVNRYQFTKAKDIVYNIDKDAFIMVTEMSEVLGEGFEEIKK; encoded by the coding sequence ATGGAAAAGGGAAAGGTGGGAAAATATTTATTAAACTTAATAGGAATAGCTTTAGGCGTATTCTTGTTGGCAATTGGATTAACCTTTTTTTTAGAACCCAATACCATTGCTCCAGGAGGAGTAACTGGTTTTGCTATTGTGTTTAAGAAGGTTACAGGCATCCCTGTCTACATAACCAATCTTGCAATAAACATTCCACTATTTATAATTGGGATAATGGTATTGGGGAAGAATTTTGGATGGAAGACCTTATATGCAACAGCCCTACTATCCCTATTTCTAAAGATTATACCTGCTCAAGCAGTTACTCAAGATTTACTGCTATCCTCCATATTTGGAGGTTTAGTTGCGGGTATAGGCTTAGGAATAGTTTTTAAGTTTGGTGGTACTACTGGAGGAACGGATTTAGCTGGTGCTATATTAAATAGGTTCTTTCCCACCTTAAGTTTGTCCACTTTCATGATGATGATAGATGTGGTGGTAGTAGCTTTTGCAGGCATCGTAGATAAAAAGGTGGAAACTTCCCTTTATTCTGTAATATCCATGTATATAACCGTTAAGGTTATCGACATGATATTAGAAGGAATTGGCTATTTAAAAGGATTTATAATTATTACTAGTAAACCCGAAGAGATAAGCCAAAGAATAATGGAGGACTTAGATAGAGGTGTTACCCTTTTTAAAGGAAAAGGAATGTATACAAAAGAGGAAAAGGATGTGCTTCTATGTGTAGTTAATAGGTATCAATTTACAAAGGCCAAGGATATAGTCTATAACATTGATAAAGATGCTTTCATTATGGTTACAGAAATGTCAGAAGTTTTAGGAGAAGGATTTGAAGAAATTAAAAAGTAA
- a CDS encoding WecB/TagA/CpsF family glycosyltransferase produces the protein MESVSVFGIRIDNITLEEASRTVEEYLMEDGLKTISTPNTEIVMNAKDDEYLRRIINESDLVIPDGIGLIYGSRIRKKPLKERVTGFDLSIKLLEIANKKGYSLFLLGGKEGVAKRAGENIKIKYPNIRLAGYHHGYFKGSHTGHKDYEEELEIIDKINKSKPDIIFVGFGFPRQEIWIAENKNRIYGKVIIGNGGTMDILSGDSKRAPEIFQKLGLEWLYRLIREPKRIKRQVVLPKFMLYVLFSKDAIQ, from the coding sequence ATGGAAAGTGTAAGTGTATTTGGAATAAGGATAGATAATATTACCTTAGAAGAAGCAAGTAGGACTGTTGAAGAGTATCTTATGGAAGATGGATTAAAAACCATATCAACCCCTAATACTGAAATTGTAATGAACGCTAAAGATGATGAGTACCTAAGGAGAATAATAAATGAAAGCGATTTAGTAATTCCAGATGGTATTGGACTTATATATGGCTCAAGAATCCGGAAAAAGCCTCTCAAGGAGAGGGTTACCGGTTTTGACCTTTCCATAAAGTTATTAGAGATTGCCAATAAGAAGGGTTATAGCTTATTTTTATTGGGTGGAAAGGAAGGAGTCGCTAAAAGAGCTGGTGAAAATATCAAAATTAAATATCCCAATATAAGATTAGCAGGATATCATCATGGATATTTCAAGGGTAGTCATACTGGACATAAGGATTATGAAGAAGAATTGGAAATAATAGATAAGATTAATAAGTCCAAACCAGATATAATATTTGTTGGATTTGGATTTCCAAGACAAGAAATTTGGATAGCTGAAAATAAAAACAGGATTTATGGAAAAGTTATAATAGGCAATGGAGGAACCATGGATATTTTATCTGGGGATTCTAAACGAGCTCCTGAAATTTTTCAGAAGCTTGGTTTGGAGTGGTTATATAGATTGATCAGGGAGCCTAAGCGCATTAAAAGACAGGTAGTATTGCCTAAATTTATGCTGTATGTATTATTCTCTAAGGATGCTATTCAATAA